One window from the genome of Rhodopseudomonas sp. P2A-2r encodes:
- a CDS encoding acetyl-CoA C-acetyltransferase, with protein MARPVYIIDGSRTPFLKARSGPGPFTPVDLAVQCGRPLLARQPFAPDAFDQVILGCVNVIADEMNPARVAALRLGMGEAMVAFTVQINCGSGMQSIDTGYRYIREGNADLILAGGAEALSYAPLVWPQQGVRWFAGLATAKGILGKMAAIAKARPGYFKPVIGLERGLTDPITDLNMGQTAEKVGHLFGITRAQSDAYAVESHKRLANAQAQGWLKGEVETAFARDGKFYDHDDGVRADSSVDKLSTLKPVFERPWGQVTAGNSSQITDGASWTILASEEAVAKHGLTPKAVIVDSQWSALDPSIMGLGPVLSSTELLKRNHLSLQDVDTWELNEAFATQVLGCLEAWKDDRFCREVLGLDGAAGEIDRTKLNVDGGAISLGHPVGTSGNRLVLHLVNAMKRLGTKRGIATECIGGGLGGAMLIESV; from the coding sequence ATGGCGCGTCCGGTCTATATCATCGATGGCAGCCGCACGCCGTTCCTCAAGGCACGCAGCGGCCCCGGCCCTTTCACGCCGGTGGACCTTGCCGTGCAATGCGGACGTCCGCTGCTGGCAAGGCAACCGTTTGCGCCGGATGCCTTCGACCAGGTCATCCTCGGCTGCGTCAACGTGATCGCCGACGAGATGAACCCGGCGCGCGTCGCGGCGCTGCGGCTCGGCATGGGCGAGGCGATGGTGGCCTTTACCGTGCAGATCAATTGCGGGTCCGGCATGCAGTCGATCGACACCGGTTACAGATATATCCGCGAGGGCAACGCCGACCTGATCCTCGCCGGTGGCGCCGAGGCACTGAGCTACGCGCCCCTGGTCTGGCCGCAGCAGGGCGTGCGCTGGTTCGCCGGCCTCGCTACCGCCAAGGGTATCCTCGGCAAGATGGCGGCGATCGCCAAAGCGCGCCCGGGCTATTTCAAGCCGGTCATCGGGCTTGAGCGCGGCCTGACCGATCCGATCACCGACCTCAATATGGGGCAGACGGCCGAGAAGGTCGGCCATCTGTTCGGGATCACCCGCGCCCAGTCCGATGCTTATGCGGTCGAGAGTCACAAGCGACTGGCCAATGCGCAGGCCCAGGGGTGGCTCAAGGGCGAGGTCGAGACCGCCTTCGCGCGCGACGGAAAATTCTACGATCACGACGATGGCGTGCGCGCGGATTCCTCGGTCGACAAATTGTCGACCCTGAAGCCGGTGTTCGAGCGGCCATGGGGCCAGGTCACCGCCGGCAATTCCAGCCAGATCACCGACGGCGCGTCATGGACCATCCTTGCCTCGGAGGAAGCCGTGGCGAAGCATGGGCTGACGCCGAAGGCGGTCATCGTCGACAGCCAGTGGTCGGCACTCGATCCCAGCATCATGGGCCTCGGCCCGGTGCTGTCATCCACCGAACTCCTGAAGCGCAATCATCTCTCGCTGCAGGATGTCGACACCTGGGAATTGAATGAAGCTTTCGCGACGCAGGTGCTCGGCTGCCTTGAGGCGTGGAAAGACGACAGGTTCTGTCGCGAGGTTCTCGGCCTCGACGGCGCTGCGGGCGAAATTGATCGCACGAAACTCAATGTCGATGGCGGCGCCATCAGCCTCGGCCATCCCGTCGGCACCTCGGGCAATCGCCTTGTGCTGCATCTGGTCAATGCGATGAAGCGGCTTGGCACCAAACGCGGTATCGCCACCGAATGTATTGGCGGCGGGCTCGGCGGCGCCATGCTGATCGAAAGCGTATGA
- a CDS encoding 3-hydroxyacyl-CoA dehydrogenase NAD-binding domain-containing protein, which translates to MDSRIMDVLGDRACELGPTPEAGVYRNFKLTRDADGIAWLLFDRAGTSANTLSAEVLEEFDTVLTALEGQRPAGLVIRSAKPSGFIAGADVNAFRGATDAAAVESEIGRAHAVIDRLDALKIPTVAVIHGFCLGGGLEVALACQSRIAIEDARFGFPEVMLGLHPGLGGTVRFTQLVNPMQAMTLMLTSKTIDARKAKALGLVDAVTQERHVRNAVRDAVFGRLKRARPGLLNKLLNFSPVRGILASRMVVEAGKAAPREHYPAPYALIALWEKHGGDRAAMLAAEKTSFARLMVTPTAQNLIRVFFLREQMKKLAGSGHAIKHVHVIGAGAMGGDIAAWCANQGLRVTLADMKPEPIAGAVKRAADLFGKIIRKRTDVRDALDRLIPDMDGEGVRSADLIIEAVSEKLELKQKVYAGIEPRMKPGAILATNTSSIPLEDLRTTLTKPERLLGLHFFNPVSRLQLVEVVSHDRVDPALLTRALAFVGAIDRLPLPVRSSPGFLVNRALTPYMLEAMVMLDEKIDKTTIDAAAEQFGMPMGPIELADQVGLDICLAVGDMLRSKFGDLLPPTPAWLREKVAKGELGRKTGKGFYVWKDGKADKTSPREGAQPTAEMIDRLILPMSNVCVACLREGIVGSADVVDGAMIFGTGYAPFRGGPLNYARERGKENVVVKLHDLSEKFGPRFVPDAGWENFT; encoded by the coding sequence ATGGACAGCAGGATCATGGACGTTCTCGGCGACCGCGCGTGCGAACTGGGACCAACGCCGGAGGCTGGCGTCTACAGAAACTTCAAACTCACCCGCGACGCCGACGGCATCGCCTGGCTGCTGTTCGACCGCGCCGGCACCAGCGCCAATACGCTGTCGGCCGAGGTGCTGGAGGAATTCGACACGGTGCTGACGGCGCTGGAAGGCCAGCGGCCGGCCGGCCTGGTCATTCGCTCCGCCAAGCCGTCCGGCTTCATCGCCGGCGCCGATGTCAACGCGTTTCGCGGCGCCACCGATGCTGCCGCCGTGGAGAGCGAGATCGGCCGGGCGCATGCGGTGATCGACCGGCTCGACGCGCTGAAGATCCCGACCGTCGCCGTCATCCACGGCTTCTGTCTCGGCGGCGGTCTCGAAGTGGCGCTGGCTTGCCAGTCGCGCATCGCGATCGAGGACGCACGTTTTGGTTTCCCCGAGGTGATGCTCGGCCTGCATCCCGGCCTCGGCGGCACCGTGCGCTTCACGCAGCTGGTCAATCCGATGCAGGCGATGACGCTGATGCTCACCAGCAAGACCATCGACGCGCGCAAGGCGAAGGCGCTCGGCCTGGTCGATGCCGTCACCCAGGAGCGCCATGTCCGCAATGCCGTCCGGGATGCGGTGTTCGGCCGGCTGAAGCGCGCCCGGCCGGGACTGCTCAATAAGCTTCTGAACTTTTCGCCGGTGCGCGGCATTCTGGCCTCGCGCATGGTGGTGGAAGCCGGCAAGGCGGCGCCGCGCGAGCACTATCCGGCGCCCTATGCGTTGATTGCGTTGTGGGAGAAGCACGGCGGCGATCGCGCGGCGATGCTGGCGGCGGAGAAGACGTCGTTCGCAAGGCTGATGGTGACGCCGACAGCGCAGAACCTGATCCGGGTGTTTTTCCTGCGCGAGCAGATGAAGAAACTCGCCGGCTCGGGTCACGCGATCAAGCATGTCCACGTCATCGGCGCAGGCGCCATGGGCGGCGATATCGCGGCGTGGTGCGCCAATCAGGGCCTGCGCGTGACACTGGCCGACATGAAGCCGGAGCCGATCGCCGGCGCCGTCAAGCGCGCCGCGGATCTGTTCGGCAAGATCATCCGCAAGCGCACCGATGTACGCGACGCGCTGGATCGCCTGATCCCCGACATGGACGGTGAAGGCGTGCGCTCCGCCGATCTGATCATCGAGGCAGTCAGCGAAAAGCTCGAACTGAAGCAGAAGGTCTATGCCGGCATCGAGCCGCGCATGAAGCCGGGCGCCATCCTCGCCACCAACACTTCGAGCATACCGCTGGAAGATCTGCGCACCACGCTGACAAAGCCGGAGCGGCTGCTCGGCCTGCACTTCTTCAATCCGGTATCGCGGCTGCAACTGGTGGAAGTCGTCAGCCACGATCGCGTCGATCCCGCTTTGCTGACCCGGGCGCTGGCCTTCGTCGGGGCCATCGACCGGCTGCCGCTGCCGGTCAGGAGTTCACCGGGCTTTCTCGTCAACCGCGCGCTGACGCCCTACATGCTCGAGGCGATGGTGATGCTTGACGAGAAGATCGACAAAACCACCATCGATGCGGCGGCCGAGCAGTTCGGCATGCCCATGGGGCCGATTGAACTGGCTGATCAGGTCGGACTCGATATCTGTCTCGCGGTCGGCGATATGCTGCGCTCCAAGTTCGGCGACCTGCTGCCGCCGACGCCGGCGTGGTTGCGGGAAAAGGTGGCCAAAGGCGAACTCGGCCGCAAGACGGGCAAGGGCTTCTACGTCTGGAAGGACGGCAAGGCCGACAAGACATCGCCCAGAGAAGGTGCGCAACCGACCGCGGAAATGATCGACCGCCTGATCCTGCCGATGTCGAATGTCTGCGTT